A genomic window from Shewanella vesiculosa includes:
- a CDS encoding tetratricopeptide repeat protein yields the protein MHHTSRYFFIIIVLLFSRAAIADNIDYDKELDTIEQYLATDTGYAIKKIETVLASESSLTSSQHSRLHRLVGSKELYLGHFVAADKAFDEALIDGPTGEELTNIYLLKITANIGLSNYQKAFSLLEENLSRIDNYQNQSIKIKSYNRLMNVYLQLGAYDEMLRIAKLSLNLNQGKDPKDQCYSMLYLSVAHSKLAHFDQADTLFKDTQAYCKDHGLPLIEIMSIRGLATVLFDKGQYEAAESLYLVALERYQKFKFEVEINEIRSYLSVIYFHLGDYQQAEMYAQMVNALPNKPSNMIVKKRVNETLSLIAGKRGQFDKAYQFQVVASALGQQLLDEQKVKENAYQMARFDSVEKKP from the coding sequence TTGCATCATACATCGAGGTATTTTTTTATTATCATCGTGTTGCTTTTTAGCCGCGCGGCGATAGCTGACAATATCGATTATGATAAAGAACTCGATACTATTGAACAATATTTGGCGACAGATACTGGTTATGCAATTAAAAAGATTGAAACCGTATTAGCCTCTGAATCGTCACTTACCTCATCACAACACAGCCGCCTACATAGGTTGGTCGGTTCCAAAGAGCTTTATTTAGGTCATTTTGTCGCAGCAGATAAAGCTTTCGATGAAGCACTGATAGACGGTCCAACTGGTGAAGAACTCACTAATATTTATCTATTGAAAATCACTGCAAATATTGGGCTTAGCAACTACCAAAAAGCCTTTTCTCTTCTGGAAGAAAATCTTTCTCGTATTGATAACTATCAAAACCAAAGTATCAAAATAAAGTCTTATAACCGTCTGATGAATGTGTATTTACAGCTGGGCGCTTATGATGAAATGTTACGTATAGCAAAATTGTCGCTGAATTTAAATCAAGGTAAAGACCCAAAAGATCAATGTTATTCAATGTTATACCTGTCAGTGGCCCATTCAAAGTTAGCTCATTTTGACCAAGCGGATACATTATTTAAAGACACTCAAGCTTATTGTAAAGATCATGGTCTGCCATTAATTGAAATCATGTCTATTAGAGGCTTGGCTACAGTGTTGTTTGATAAAGGACAATATGAGGCTGCAGAAAGTTTGTATCTTGTTGCTTTAGAGCGTTACCAAAAGTTTAAATTTGAAGTTGAGATTAATGAGATAAGGTCTTATTTAAGTGTTATTTATTTTCATTTAGGCGATTACCAACAAGCTGAAATGTATGCGCAAATGGTTAATGCGTTACCTAATAAACCCAGTAACATGATAGTGAAAAAACGAGTTAACGAAACTCTTTCTTTAATTGCAGGTAAACGCGGGCAATTTGATAAAGCATACCAGTTTCAAGTTGTCGCTTCTGCACTTGGCCAGCAGCTGCTTGATGAGCAGAAAGTCAAAGAAAATGCTTATCAAATGGCTCGCTTTGATAGTGTTGAAAAAAAGCCGTGA
- a CDS encoding GGDEF domain-containing protein has translation MLKKSRENSSLIQDHELLMKQKDLFMKEKSSSIMFSTLLVGLSVGLLLLLISAWLQRNQFMKQAQRDGLTGIFNRRTGQEMAENEFIQAQTIGERFSVVLMDLDLFKNINDQYGHGTGDWVLKKVTNVIEGMLKPTDIFTRMGGEEFAVFMPKQAEDMAVDFAERIRNEVANINTRFSGHDFTVTVSCGVSTVTKDDLSLDPLIHRADLALYRAKHNGRNCVISYDDTMKP, from the coding sequence GTGTTGAAAAAAAGCCGTGAAAATAGCAGTTTGATCCAAGATCACGAGTTACTGATGAAACAAAAAGATTTGTTTATGAAGGAAAAAAGTTCATCTATCATGTTCTCTACTTTACTTGTAGGTCTTTCTGTCGGTTTATTATTGTTATTGATCTCGGCTTGGCTGCAACGTAATCAATTTATGAAACAAGCGCAGCGAGATGGATTAACCGGTATTTTTAATCGCCGTACTGGACAAGAAATGGCGGAAAATGAATTTATTCAAGCTCAAACAATAGGTGAAAGATTCTCTGTTGTGTTAATGGATCTTGATCTATTTAAAAATATTAATGACCAATATGGCCACGGTACAGGTGACTGGGTATTAAAAAAAGTGACTAATGTCATCGAGGGCATGTTGAAACCGACAGATATTTTTACCCGAATGGGCGGCGAAGAGTTTGCTGTCTTTATGCCAAAGCAAGCCGAAGATATGGCTGTTGATTTTGCCGAACGTATTCGTAATGAGGTAGCCAATATTAACACTCGTTTCTCTGGACACGATTTTACGGTCACAGTCAGTTGTGGTGTCAGCACTGTTACTAAAGATGACTTAAGCCTTGATCCTTTAATTCATCGTGCTGATTTAGCCCTTTATCGAGCCAAACATAATGGTCGAAACTGCGTAATATCTTATGACGACACCATGAAGCCTTAA
- a CDS encoding SAM-dependent methyltransferase: MTIQQSQSATLSNVKKGRLICVGTGLQLAGQIGALSLSYIEHADVVFSLVPDGFSERWLMSLNSDVRSLQPYYAQCGEIKNRRATYAEMVNAVLREVRLGKLVVCALYGHPGVFACVGHLSIKQARLEGYDASMLPGISAEACLWADLGIDPGNSGHQSFEATQFMIYHHVPDPTTHLLLWQIALAGEHTLTQFSTTKARLQILVEHLTQWYPLDHQVMIYEAANLPFQSPVIERMALSSLPEARLTPISTLLIPPAKQITLNHEMLAKLGITESDIG, translated from the coding sequence ATGACTATTCAACAATCGCAAAGTGCAACATTATCCAATGTAAAAAAAGGCCGTCTGATTTGTGTTGGAACAGGATTGCAGTTAGCAGGGCAAATAGGCGCGTTGAGTTTGAGTTATATTGAGCATGCTGATGTGGTGTTTTCGTTAGTGCCCGATGGTTTTTCTGAACGATGGCTAATGTCGCTTAATTCTGACGTGCGTTCGCTGCAGCCTTATTACGCACAATGCGGCGAGATAAAAAACCGCCGTGCTACTTATGCTGAAATGGTTAATGCTGTTTTGCGTGAAGTACGCCTAGGTAAGTTAGTCGTATGCGCCTTATATGGTCATCCTGGAGTATTTGCTTGTGTTGGGCATTTATCCATAAAACAAGCTCGTTTGGAGGGGTATGATGCGAGTATGTTACCGGGTATTTCTGCGGAAGCTTGTTTGTGGGCTGACCTAGGAATCGATCCTGGTAATAGTGGCCATCAAAGTTTTGAAGCGACTCAGTTCATGATTTATCATCATGTGCCCGATCCTACTACGCATCTTTTACTGTGGCAGATAGCCCTAGCGGGTGAACATACTTTGACTCAATTTAGTACCACTAAAGCGAGGTTACAGATTTTGGTTGAGCACTTAACGCAATGGTATCCTCTTGATCATCAAGTGATGATATATGAAGCCGCCAATTTGCCATTTCAATCACCAGTAATCGAGCGCATGGCTTTGTCGTCTTTACCTGAGGCTAGGTTGACCCCAATTAGCACACTATTGATCCCTCCAGCTAAACAGATCACATTAAACCATGAGATGTTGGCTAAGTTAGGTATTACCGAATCAGATATAGGTTAA